From the Candidatus Methylomirabilota bacterium genome, the window CGCGCAGGCGCCCAGGAGCGCCCCCTCCGCGCCGAGGAGGTACGACTCCCAGATGAAGTTGTCGTTCCCGGTGAGCACGGTAATGCGCCGCGGGGCCCGGCGGACGACGTCGACGATCTCGCGGAAGCGCTTGGCGTCGAACAGCGCCTCCTTGATGCCGACCACCTGGGGAATCTCGATCAGGCGGAGCAGGGTCTCGTCGTCGAAGGCCACGCCGCCCAGCGCGGGCTGGAGGGTGAAGATCACCATCGGCATCCCCACCGCCTCGGCGATCGCCTTATGGTAACGGTACGGCACCTCGGGATCGAGGGGCTGGCCGAGATACGCGGTGATCGGGAACACGAGGAAGGCATCCGCCCCGGCGTCGCGATACTCGCCCGCATACTTCACGGCCTGGGCGGTGAAGGCGGCGCCGAGCCCGACCACGATCGGGATGTTCTTGCCCGCCAGCTCTTCCTTGTAGATCCGGAGCACGCGCAGCTTCTCGTCGTGCCAGAGATGCGGGCCCTCACCGGTGTCCACGTTCACGGCCACGGCGCGGATGCCCTGGCCCGCGATCCAGCGGATGTACTTCCGGAGCGCCGGCTCGTCGATCTGGGCGTCGGCGGTGAGAGGCAGGACGGTGGCGGGAATGATGCCCTTGAGGTCCCCAATGAGAT encodes:
- a CDS encoding dihydrodipicolinate synthase family protein, with the translated sequence MTDLIGDLKGIIPATVLPLTADAQIDEPALRKYIRWIAGQGIRAVAVNVDTGEGPHLWHDEKLRVLRIYKEELAGKNIPIVVGLGAAFTAQAVKYAGEYRDAGADAFLVFPITAYLGQPLDPEVPYRYHKAIAEAVGMPMVIFTLQPALGGVAFDDETLLRLIEIPQVVGIKEALFDAKRFREIVDVVRRAPRRITVLTGNDNFIWESYLLGAEGALLGACAVTTRTHVEVHAAAMRGDWATAREKGDRIQKVVDAVFAAPVRDYRARSKEVLVMQGVIEHAYMRPPLLPVSAEDRQRLKKALEEAGEL